From Ruminococcaceae bacterium KH2T8, one genomic window encodes:
- a CDS encoding Glycosyltransferase involved in cell wall bisynthesis: MSEPKRILIGGFTTETGGMESYIMNLYRHVDRSRLQFDFVNNLSTDIAFSDEIKALGGRIYNVPMIRNGIKEHYKAMDALFGNTHYEALYYQANRKLKNADLFKAAKKHGVPHRILHSHNTRDLDESRVNNIRIKLTGKTLNSYLTERFACSEGAGKWMFPGVTDVKVVNNGVDTAIFDYDDQKAAAIRTERGAKNKKIIGTVGRICREKNSLFLVDIFNEIHKKDENTLFWHIGGGALEDDMRKKISEYGLEDSYIMLGRQSNVADFLNAIDLLLLPSVHEGFPITLVEAQCSGMKCLVADNITRSVDITGNVSFKSIDDSASDWADEALALSSYQRSSCRDILIDKGFDEQGIADWFQDFILNE, from the coding sequence ATGAGCGAACCGAAGAGAATACTCATAGGCGGGTTTACCACTGAGACCGGTGGCATGGAATCCTACATAATGAACCTTTACAGGCATGTTGACAGGAGCAGGCTTCAGTTTGACTTTGTTAATAACCTTAGTACCGATATAGCTTTCTCAGATGAGATAAAGGCACTCGGCGGCAGGATCTATAATGTTCCCATGATAAGGAATGGCATAAAAGAGCATTACAAGGCGATGGACGCTCTCTTCGGAAACACGCACTATGAAGCTCTGTATTATCAGGCTAATCGTAAACTCAAGAACGCCGACCTGTTCAAAGCGGCAAAGAAGCACGGTGTTCCGCACAGGATCCTTCATTCGCACAATACGAGAGATCTGGACGAGAGCAGGGTAAATAACATAAGGATTAAGCTTACCGGAAAAACTCTAAACAGTTACTTAACGGAACGATTTGCATGTTCTGAGGGAGCAGGTAAATGGATGTTCCCCGGTGTTACAGATGTAAAAGTAGTAAATAACGGGGTGGATACTGCTATATTTGACTATGACGATCAAAAGGCAGCTGCCATCAGAACGGAACGCGGTGCGAAGAATAAGAAAATCATTGGAACTGTCGGCAGGATCTGCAGGGAGAAGAACTCATTATTCTTAGTTGATATTTTTAATGAGATCCATAAGAAAGATGAGAATACGCTATTCTGGCATATTGGCGGTGGTGCTCTGGAAGATGATATGCGCAAGAAGATCAGTGAGTATGGTCTGGAAGATTCATATATAATGCTTGGAAGGCAGAGTAACGTCGCAGACTTTCTTAATGCCATCGATCTTCTGCTTCTTCCGTCTGTGCACGAGGGATTCCCGATAACACTTGTGGAAGCCCAGTGTTCAGGTATGAAGTGCCTTGTAGCGGACAATATTACTAGGTCGGTAGATATTACAGGGAATGTATCGTTTAAGTCGATAGATGACAGTGCTTCGGATTGGGCGGATGAGGCGTTGGCTTTATCTTCGTATCAAAGGAGCTCGTGTAGGGATATACTGATAGATAAAGGATTTGATGAACAAGGTATAGCTGATTGGTTTCAGGATTTTATACTTAACGAATAA
- a CDS encoding Glycosyltransferase, GT2 family has product MSNIAAVVVTYNRKDMLLTCITKILCQSAGDPDILVIDNASFDGTGDMVKEKFGDESRVKYINTGANLGGAGGFSYGINVAVNQGYEYLWIMDDDTFPEDGALDALLKADKLLEGKYGFLSSYAKWTDGSACEMNLPKVSGNWRYFVDTQFNNRILALESTSFVSFFVKADVVKEVGLPIKEFFIWGDDLEYSQRISSRYDSFFVYDSQVVHAIKSNIPTSIVDETDEQRIGRYKLLYRNKYYIARHSQKRAKMLYWLEIKYVLSDILKRSKTQKWKKCSLVLKSCMAGLFFNPKIEKVHPVE; this is encoded by the coding sequence ATGAGTAATATAGCAGCAGTAGTAGTTACATATAACAGGAAGGATATGTTGTTGACTTGTATCACCAAGATCCTTTGCCAGAGTGCGGGTGATCCGGATATCCTGGTGATCGATAATGCCAGTTTCGACGGTACGGGCGATATGGTCAAAGAGAAGTTCGGAGATGAGTCCAGGGTCAAGTATATAAATACCGGTGCGAATCTCGGAGGTGCCGGTGGTTTCTCATACGGAATAAATGTCGCGGTCAATCAAGGATACGAGTATCTCTGGATAATGGATGATGACACATTCCCCGAGGACGGTGCCCTCGATGCTCTACTGAAAGCAGATAAGCTTCTTGAAGGAAAATACGGATTCTTATCCAGTTATGCAAAATGGACTGACGGTTCAGCTTGCGAGATGAACCTTCCCAAGGTTAGCGGCAACTGGAGATACTTCGTGGACACCCAGTTTAATAACAGGATATTGGCGCTTGAGAGCACTTCATTTGTATCGTTCTTTGTTAAGGCTGATGTCGTAAAAGAAGTTGGGCTTCCTATCAAGGAATTCTTTATCTGGGGTGATGACCTTGAGTATTCACAGAGGATATCATCCAGATATGATTCATTCTTTGTTTATGACAGCCAGGTGGTCCATGCCATCAAGTCGAATATTCCGACATCCATCGTGGATGAGACAGATGAGCAGAGGATAGGACGCTATAAGCTTCTTTATCGAAACAAGTATTATATCGCCCGTCATTCGCAAAAGCGCGCCAAGATGCTCTACTGGCTCGAAATCAAATATGTTCTCTCGGATATCTTGAAGCGATCAAAGACTCAGAAGTGGAAGAAGTGCAGTCTGGTGCTCAAGAGCTGCATGGCAGGTCTGTTCTTTAATCCCAAGATCGAGAAAGTGCATCCTGTTGAATGA